From the genome of Candidatus Competibacteraceae bacterium:
AGCATATTTTTCGTCGAGATGGCATCAATGCCGTCATCGTCGAAGGCGACAGCTTCCATCGCCATGATCGGCTGGAAATGCAACGGCAATGCGAACAAGCTTACCGGGAGGGGCACAATCTTAGTCACTTTGGTCCCGAGGGGAACCTGTTCAACCGCTTGGAAGCGCTGTTCATGGAGTATGGCGAGCGTGGCAGCGGCCTGCGGCGCTATTACCTGCACAGCCGAGAAGAGGCCGAGCGTTATGGCCAAGACCCGGGAACATTTTCGCCTTGGGTGCAATTACCGCCCAGGACCGACCTGTTATTCTACGAAGGCTTGCACGGTGGGGTGGTGACCGACAAGGTCAATGTCGCCCGCTATGTGGATTTGCTGATCGGGGTGGTGCCAATCGTCAACCTGGAATGGATCCAGAAAATCCACCGCGATACCGCTGAGCGGGGCTACAGCGCCGAGGCGGTCACCGACGCCATTTTGCGGCGGATGTACGATTACACCCACTATATCGTGCCGCAGTTTTCATGCACCGACATTAATTTTCAGCGGGTGCCGACGGTGGATACCTCCAACCCCTTCACCGCTCGCGATATCCCCACGCTGGATGAAAGCTTTGTCGTGATCCGTTTCAAGGACGCTCGCAAAACCCAGCCGAATTTCCCTTATATGATTCATATGATTCATGACTCATTCATGTCGCGCCGCAATACCATCGTGGTGCCGGGCGGCAAGATGGGCTTCGCCATGGAAATCATCCTGCAACCGTTGATTGAACGGTTGGTTCGCCGGGAACTATGAAGGCGGGTTCACTCAGGTGGCGCGCGCGCCTCCGTGGCTCGGTGGGGATATGGCGATGCCGGCGATGCCGGCCAAGGTCATCGCGCCGCCCAAAGCCAGCTTCCAGGTCAGGATATCGCCCCACAGTAACACGCCGAAGGCGACCGCCAGCACAGGGTTCAGCAGCAGTAGCGGTGTGGTGACCCCAACCGGATAACGGCCGAGCAGGTAATAGACGATGCCGTGGCCGATCAGGGACGCGCCCAAGGCGGAATAGACCGGCGCGGCCAGTTCCAGGGTGCTCGCCGTGCGCAGAGCGGTCCATTGTCCCTGCTCGAACAACAGCGAGAGCAGCGCCAGTGCCGGCGTGGCGCACAGTGCGATCCAAGCTTGCAGCGCGAACACGCCGACCCCCCGCAACCGCCGCATCTGAATGGTGGCGAGCGCCATCGCCGCCGCGCCGGCGGTGACCAGCAGCAGAGCGTCGAGATGGCGGAATACCACCGGATCGAAGCCGATGACCAGCACGCCGCCGAACGCCAGGGCGATACCGGTCACCTGCCGGGCATCCAGGGTTTCGCCCAACAGGAACAGGGCCAGCACGGTCGAAAACGGTACATAAAGCTGGCTGGCGATGGCGACCGAGGCGATGTCGCCGCTAGCCTCCAGACCGGCGAAAATCAGGCTGAAATGCAGAACGCCCTGCACCAGGGCGATTCCCAGTACGCCGCCCATTTGGCCCGGAATCCGGCGCAGAAACGGTAGCAGTAGCAGCAACAGGACGGCAAAACGCAGGCTGGTAAATAGAAAGGGCTGGAAGTGGGTGACCCCCGCCTTGCCGGCGATAAAGTTGAACGCCCAAGCGGTGTTCGCGAGTAGCGCTAGCAGCAGATCTCCAGGTTGCATGCCGTAACGGGCCGGAGCGCCGTTACCGGGCAACGATTTCAGGCTTCCTCCCGCTGCCACCAGACCCTTGCGGCGTGCAGGAATCGGGTATCCAGTTCCGCTGCTGCTTCAGCCGGCAGCGCGCCGGTGAGCCACCACCGTTCCTGCAATTGATGGGGATCGTAGAGCGCTTCGGTTTCGACGGCGGCACCAGCCAGCGAGGCCGACAAGCGGGCGACCTGATACTCCATTCGCAGTTGTACGAACTCAGGCGGCGAGTCCACGCCAGCCACGATCTCCATGCATACGCACCAGGCTTGCTTGCGTTCCAGGTTATGCTCCAGACGCGCGCGCGCGGCCTGCATTTGGTCGGGAGTGCCCACCAGTGCCTGACAGACGGCGTCAAAGCGCTGTTGCAGTGCCGCTGCCGGCGCCGCCGGCAGATCCGGCAAGGCCGCCCACTCCTGGTGGACCGATGAGAGCAGGGTATCGTCCCGCTGGGTTTCCAACGCGGCTTCCAGTCGGGCGCATAACTGGCCGCGCTGCCGCAAGTGCTGGAAGCTTTCCTGGATATCGGCCTGGCGCAGGAGTTTTTCCCGTTGGGCGAACTGTCGAACGGCTGCTTCAAAGCGCTGGTCGGTCGCACGTTGTTCGGTTCTGGGTATCGACCCGATGATCTGCCACTCGTGTTGCGCCGCCTGTAGTCGGGTGTTCGCCCGCGCCAGTTGTTCACGGTCGATCAGGGCGAGCGACTCGATCTCTTCGCACAAGCCCAGCTTGTGCGTCAGATTGGCTTGACGTTCGGCGTCGGCGGCTTGCTGTTCAGTGTGACGACGGGCAAATACCGCGTCGCAGGCGGTGCGGAAAGCCTTCCACAAGGCTTGTTCTTGCCGGTAAGAGCCTTGCACGGTGGGCTGCCATTGAGCCTGTGCGAGTTTGGCGGTTTCGACGGCGATGCGCAGATCGGGGTTGTCCGCCAGAACCTGAACCTGTTGGATCAATTGCTGGCGCCGTTCCAGTTCACGTTGACGTTCGACATCGAGGTGCGCGTCCAGGCGCCGCAGGATCTGTTGGAAGCGACGATCGATGGCCTTACGGTCGGCGCGGTTGACCGGCCCGAGCTGGTGCCATTGTTCACGGGCACGGCGGCATAGCCGATCGGCTTCACGCCAGTCCACCTGTCGCCAGTCGGTGGTCGCCTCAAACTGTTCCAGTTGCTCGCAAAGCGCTGTTTTTTGGTCGAAATTGTGCTGGCGCTCGCGGGTCTGGGCCTCGAAATAGGCTTGACACGGGGCGTAGGCACGCTCGCAGGCGTTGTTGAAACGTTTCCATAGTCCCTTGGGCGCACCGCCTTCGTGATGGTCCAGTTCTTTCCAGGCCGCACGGACTTGCTGGATGCGCTGAGCGATATCGGCCGGATCGGCGTCGAGGTCGATCAGGCTTTCAGCGGCGGCGCAAAGCTGCTCCCGAGCCTGACTGGCGCCCCAGCGCCGCCAGCCGCGCAGTTCGCCGATGCGCGCGGCGCAGGATTGTAGTCGCTCCTCGATCGCCGCCATTTGTCCTCGGCTCAGGCCGATGTTGTGTTTGATCTGGTGGCGAACTTGCTCCTGCAATTGGGTGGCCTGTTGCAATTCGCCATCCCCGACGGCTGTTTCGAGCTGGCACACCCGGTCCTGAATGTCTTGCCATTCCTGATCGCGATGCTGAGCCTGTCGTTGTTGGCGGGCACGCAGTTTGTCGAGTAGACCGTCGAAATGGCTTTGCAGGTCGTTGGCGAGGGCTTGCGATTCCGGTCGCTCCAGTCCTTCCCAGCGCTGCCGCAGGTGCTTGAGATCGGCGTCGCGTACTTCGCTGGGCTGTCGGAGCAAGGTTTCGCCTTGCGCCAGCGCTTCGCGCAAGCGTTCGGTACGGCTATGGTTGCGCCGCAGGAGGCGTTCTTGCTCTTGGATGTCTTGAAGCAGTTGTTGGAATCGTGCTGTTTGCCGCCGGCTTTCGCTATCCTGGGCGGGGCCGTGGTGGGTCCAGGCGGTAGGTGCCTCGGTGGTGGCGTACTGCATCGCCGCGTCAAGTTCTGAGTTGGATTCACTGTGCTGGCGGAGCCGTTCCAACAGGGATTCCAGCGTGGCAAGCAGTTCCAGTCGTTGAGTCCGGCGGTTGGCGCTGGCTTGGCGTTCGGCCAGAAACCGACCGCGAGCTTGCGCGTAGCGTGCCTGGAGTTCGGGTGGAGCGCCGATGTCCTGTTCGCGCCATTCCTGTTCCAGTTTGGGAAACCGACCTGCGTTGAGGCCACTTTCGCCATCCCAGTTCAAACATTCCATTTCAGCGCACAGTCGCTCCAGGCTCAAGGCACGCGCCTGTTCGGTGTGCAGGGCATCCAAGCGTTCCCGTGCCCGGCGGTGCAGGCGCTTGTCGCGGTTACGGCTCTGGCGGGCGATCCGATCGAGCAGTTCAGGATCGCGCACACGTTCCAGCGCCGCCAGCCGCAGGTCTGGATGAGAATTCCCGATGGCGATGTCGGCCAATGCGGATTCCAGCTTAATCCGCTCTAGCGCCACCAACCGCAATTCGGGCTCGGTGGCCTGTTGCAGTAAAAATTCCACAAGGTTGGCATCCGGATCGCACCGCAGTCGTTCCAAGCGGCTGGCCAGCGTCGGGCCACCGGCGACTTTGCCGGCCAGCAAGGAATAATAGCGCGCCAGGGCGGCATCCCGAGGGGTCGCGTCGGTATCTTCGTCGGCGATGCGGCGTAACAGGTCGAGATCGTCGAGTCGCTCCAGCGCGGCGCGGCGGACGGCTGGATCGGGGTCCCGCCGAGCCAGATCGAGCAGTTTTGGATCGCTGCTGTCCAGATCCCGCAGGGATTGCTTGCGGGTTTCAGGGTTGGCTTGTTGCCACTTGGGTTTGAAGAAACGGCTCAGGATCATGAGGAGATCGATATGGCTCGGGGGTGGGGTGAAGCCCTGCCGGTTCGGGTGGATTCGATCAATATCCGGCAGCTAATTATGCCGACTACTTTAGCATACCGGCTCGGACTTGTTGCCGCGGCGCGTATTGCCGTGTCGCAACCATCTTGAGGCCGGTTAGGGTATTTGCACTACTTTCGCTTGCCACAGTGAAATCCATGGAAAGTGTAAAGCGAAATGATATTAAGGTGATAGCCGATTAAAGAGTATGTCATGCGCGAGCAGACCCACAAGAATGAGTCCGGCTCCATGACCGGTCCGGTCAGGGCAGCGGTGGGCGAGGTACAGCGGAAAACCGGTAATTTGATGGATGCGTTGGTCAGGGAAGGTGAGAAAGAAAGGCAATCTTAAGATGATCAACGGCATTGGCCCGGCGCTGGAAAGTAAATTGAATGCCGCCAGCTTTTGCTCCTACCGGCAGATCGCCAGTCTGACCGATACCAACATTAATGGCTTGGAAGCCGATGTGATCCATCTCAGCGGTCGGATTCGCCGCGATGGCTGGATCGGCCAGGCTAAGGCCTTATACGTTCGAAAATATGGGGGCGAAGCACTCTAGGGCTTGGTTCGACCGGGGCGCCGATCTTGGACGGAACGACCCGCGACGTGTAAATCGGCACGAGCGGCGGGAACCAGGACCGCCACGCCATCAGGCCGAGGCGGTCGCATTTGATGGGACAGTCTCAGGCGTTGAGGTCGGGAATGAGCCTGCTTTCCAGATGTGTGATCATATCCTTGAGCATAAGCTTGCGCTTCTTTAAGCGCTTCAGTTCAAGCTCGTCGACCAGCGGGTCCTTGGCTAGGCGGGTGATCACATCGTCCAGATCGCGATGCTCTGTCCGCAGTTCGACGAGCCGGTGTTTGTAGTGTTCGATGTCACTGCTCTCCATTGTGGAATTCTCCGAAGCAGGGCGGGTTTTCTGTCAGGCACGACAAACCGGGAACCGGACAGGTTCCCGACGCGCGGCGCTGATCGTGGTTACAAGCGGGGAGTCTAGTCCTACGCCGAACGACCGGCAAGATGTCCGACTTGGCGCAACCGTGTTGATTTCAGGTAAAGTCAGCTCGCTAAACACGGTTTCCGAGGTGACGGAGTGATGACGGTTGCGGTCAAGAAACAGCAGGTCAATTTCAATAAACTTCAGAAGCGGTTGCGGCGGAACGTCGGTCAGGCGATTCAGGATTTCAACATGATCGAGGACGGCGACCGAGTGATGGTCTGCCTGTCCGGCGGCAAGGACTCCTTTGTCATGCTCGACATTCTGCGCAAGCTACAGGCGCGGGCGCCGGTGCGCTTCGAACTGGTCGCGGTCAATCTCGATCAGAAACAGCCCGGCTTTCCCGAGCAGGTGCTGCCGGAATATCTCCAAGGCATCGGTGTGCCGTTCCATATCATCGAGCAGGATACCTACAGCGTGGTCAAGCGGGTGGTCCCAGAGGGAAAAACCACCTGCGGGCTATGTTCACGATTGCGGCGCGGAGCCCTATATACATTTGCTAAAGAGCACGGCATGACCCGGATCGCGCTGGGCCATCACCGCGACGATATTTTGGAAACCCTGTTCTTGAACCTGTTCCATGGTGGCAAGCTCAAGGCCATGCCGCCCAAGCTGCTGAGTGATGATGGCTGGCATGTGGTGATCCGGCCGCTGGCCTATTGCCGGGAGCACGATTTGGCCACCTATGCCGAGGTCCGGCAATTTCCACTTATTCCCTGCAACCTGTGCGGTTCACAGCCCAAGCTGCAACGTCAGGCGATCAAGGCCATGCTGCGGCAGTGGGAAAAGCAGTTTCCGGGGCGGATCGAGAACCTCTTTGCCGCGCTGCGGAACGTGGCGCCTTCGCATCTGGCCGATACCGGGTTGTTCGATTTCGCCGGGTTGGGCGCGCGCGGCGGCGGCCGGACGCCGGAGTGGTTGCCCGGCGGAGGTGATGGCGTTGCGGAATGGGATGTGGAGGAAAATGAGGAGTTGTCGGTCAAGATGAATACGAAACCGCACCTCAAGGAAGTATGCCTGCCCTTGCCGACCACGCGGCGGGTTTGACGCTATTTGAAATTCGCTGCTATGTTTCATCCATCGGTTTGTAATACGCCGGCTTTGCTGGATCGCATTTTTCCCTCCGCGCCAGCCGGCCTCACACGAGGAGATCACACAATATGAAGCAGCAATTGTTGGCGTTGGTTGCGGCGCTTGGTCTGGTCGTGGGCGGCGCAACCGCGCAGGCAGCCGATACCGTCAAAATCGGCCTGATGGCGCCGTTGACCGGGTCCTGGGCTAGCGAAGGCCAGGGCATGAAGAAGATCGTCGAACTGCTGGCCGAGCAGCAAAACGCCAAAGGCGGCGTGCTGGGGAAAAAGATTGTTGTGGTGACCGAGGACGATGGTGGCGACCCGCGCACCGCTTCGCTGGCCGCGCAACGTCTAACCACTCAGGGCGTGGTGGCGGTGGTCGGTACCTACGGTTCTTCGGTGACCGAAGCCAGCCAGGCGATTTACGATGAAGTCAAGTTGCCTCAGATCGCCAACGGCTCCACCGCCATTCGTTTGACCGAAAAAGGCTTCAAGCATTTCTTCCGCACCGCGCCGCGCGACGACGAGCAGGGCCGCATGGCGGCGCGGACCATCGGCAAGCTGGGCTTCAAGAAGGTTGCCATCCTGCACGACAATACCTCCTACGCCAAGGGCCTGGCGGACGAAGCCAATGCCCTGCTGAAGAGCAGCAAAGGTACGGAGGTGGTGTTTTTCGATGCGCTGACTCCCGGCGAACGTGATTACACCGCTATTCTGACCAAGCTGAAGGGTACCAATCCCGATGTGGTGCTGTTTACCGGCTACTATCCCGAAGCTGGTCTGCTTATGCGGCAAAAGAAGGACATGAACTGGAAGGTGCCATTTCTGGGCGGCGACGCCACCAACAATGTTGATCTGGTCAAGATCGCCGGCAAGGAGGCCGCCGAGGGTTTCTACTTCCTCAGCCCGCCGCAGCCGCGGGATCTGGATACGCCGGACGCGGCGGCATTTCTGGCCGATTACCAGAAAAAATATAATGAGTTGCCGCCCTCGATCTGGGCGATGCTGGCAGGGGACGGTTTCCGGGTGATGGTGGCCGGCATCGCGGGGGCCAAGTCCACCGATGGCGACAAGATCGCCGAATACCTGCACCAGGATCTCAAGGATTATCCGGGCTTGAGCGGACCGATCTCCTTCGATGCCAAGGGCGATCGCGAGGGCGAGGTGTACCGGGTCTACCAGGTGGATGCCGAAGGCAATTTCGTGTTGCAGAAGCTGTAAGTCTCTGGCGCGGTTCCTCCCGGCTTGGGGGGAACCGCCACGACCGCGCAAGTACCGGCAGCTCACTCGACGCTTCTTTCCCCTCCAACCTGGATCCCAGTGATCTCGTGGAAGAATTTTTCCAGCAACTCACTAATGGCCTCGCCGTGGGCGGCATCTATGCCCTGATCGCCTTGGGCTACACCATGGTTTACGGTGTACTCAAGCTGATCAACTTTGCCCACGGCGACCTGTTTACCTACGGGGCCTATCTGGGTTTGACCCTGCTGACCTCGCTGGCGCTAACCGACCGCTTGGGTTTCGCCCTGGGCGTGCTGGTGCTGGTGCTGATGGTGATGGGGCTGGTGGCGGTGCTGGGCGCGATTCTGGAGCGGGCCGCGTATCGTCCCTTGCGGGAATCACCCCGCTTGTCGGCGGTGGTGTCGGCGCTGGGCGCGTCGATCTTCCTGCAAAATGCGTTGATGCTGATTTACGGCGCGCGCTTCCAGGTTTATCCCGATAACATCCTGCCCACCGCCACGCTGAATGTGTTCGGCCTGTACCTGCCGCTGATGCGGGTGCTGATCGTGTTGGCCTCGGTGCTGATGATGGCCGCTCTGTACCTGTTCATCCAGAAGACCCGGATCGGGGCCGCCATCCGCGCGGCGGCGATCGATCAGGGCGCGGCGCGACTGATGGGCATCGACGTGAACCGGGTGATCCTGCTGGTGTTTCTGATGGGGCCGGCGCTGGGCGGGACTGCTGGGCTGATGGTGGGGCTGTACTACGGCCAGATCAATTTCACCATGGGCTGGGTCTACGGTATGAAAGCCTTCACCGCCGCGATCCTGGGCGGCATCGGCAACATCCCCGGCGCGATGGTGGGCGGGTTGTTGCTGGGCGTGATTGAGGCGCTGGGCGCGGCCTATATTTCCATCGCCTGGAAGGATGCCATCGCTTTCCTGGTGCTGATTCTGATCCTGATTGTCCGGCCCACCGGTTTGCTAGGCGAGCGGGTAGCGGACAAGATATGAAGAGGATAAGAGATAGGGGTACAGATCATGATGGCGGATGGAGCTCATGAAGCACGGTAAGCCGTTCGCCATCGTACTGGTCGCCGCGCTATTGGCCGCCGCGCCGCTGTTTCTCAACGCCTATCAGGTGGACGTACTCAACAGCATCGGTCTATACGGGTTGCTGGCGCTGGGTCTCAACCTGATTTTGGGCGAGGCCGGCCTGTTCAATATGGGTCATGCCGCCTTTTACGCGGTGGGCGCCTACACTGCCGCCATTCTGAACACCCGCTATCAGATTCCGATCCTGTGGACCTTGCCGCTCAGCGGTTTGGCCGCCGGCCTGTTTGCGCTGGTGGTGGCGCGGCCGGTGGTGCATCTGCGCGGCGATTACCTGCTGATCGTCACCATCGGTGTCGGCGAAATCGTGCGTATCGCCCTGGTGAACGACCTCTTCGGCATGACCGGTGGCGCCAATGGTATTTTTGGCATCAGCCGTCCCCATCTGTTCGGCGTCGTCATTCGCCGGCCGCAGGAGTTTTTCTACCTGATTTGGGGCTGCGTGGCGCTGACCATTTTTCTGTTTTTGCGGCTGAAACAGTCACGGTTCGGACGAGCGCTCAACTACTTGCGTGAGGACGAGGTGGCGGCGGAAGGTAGTGGCATCAATACCGCGTACTACAAGCTGGCCGCATTTGGCCTGGGCGCGGCCTGGGCGGGCATGGCTGGCACCCTGTTCGCGGCCAAAATGACCATCATCTCTCCGGAATCCTTCAATTTCTGGGAATCGGTGGTGCTGTTTATGATCGTGATTCTCGGCGGGGCGGGCAATATCGCCGGAGTCCTGCTGGCGGCGTTCCTGGTCATCGGCTTGCCGGAACTGTTCCGCGAGTTCGCCAGCGCCCGGATGCTGGTGTTCGGCCTGGTGATGGTCGTGATGATGGTGTTCCGGCCGCAGGGTTTGTTGCCGGCGGGCGGAGGACGATTTTCGCCGGTAACCCTGACCAGGGGGCGCGGATGATGGAGGCGCCATCCGTTGTATCCGGTCGGCTGGCCGCCACTGCGACACCGTTGCTGACGCTCCAGGGACTGACCAAAACCTTTGGCGGTCTGACCGCGGTCAACGCAGTGTCCTTCGTCGTCGAGGAAGGTTCGGTGGTCGGTCTGATCGGCCCCAACGGTGCCGGCAAGACCACGGTATTCAACCTGATCACCGGCAACTATCGACCCGACCGGGGGCGAATCGAATTCGCCGGTACGTCGCTGGCCGGTTTGCGCACCCACTGCATCATCGCTCTCGGCATCGCCCGTACCTTCCAGAACATCCGACTGTTCCAGCGCCTGACGGTGCTGGAAAACGTGCTGGCCGGCTGCCATTATCGGATGCAGGGCGGAATTCTCGCCGCCATGTTGCGGTTGCCGTCCCAGCGACGCGAGGAAAACGACGCCATGGGCCGGGCCTTGAAGGAGTTGGAATTTGTCGGTTTGCGCCAACAAGCGCTGGCGTTGGCCAAGAATCTGGCCTATGGCGACCAGCGGCGACTGGAAATCGCCCGGGCGCTGGCGACCCAGCCGCGATTGCTGGTGCTGGACGAACCGGCCGGCGGCATGAACGAACAGGAAACCGAGGCGTTGATTGGTTTGATCGCCCGCATTCGAGAACGCGGGATCACCATTTTGCTGATTGAACACGACATGCGCCTAGTGATGCGCGCCTGCGAAACACTGGTGGTGCTGGAAAACGGCGGCAAAATCGCCGAGGGCGCGCCGGAACAGGTGCGCCTCGATCCCAAGGTGATCGAGGCTTATCTGGGCACCGAGGACGAGGCGTAACGCGAACCCGTGGAGAAATTCTGACCCATGACCGCAACCGCCGCTAAATTCGCGACTTACGAAGACCTGTTCGACCTGCCCGAAAATCTGGTGGGCGAGATCATTCGCGGTCAATTGATCGCGCAACCGCGCCCCGCGCCGAAACATATCGTGGCGAGTTCAGTCCTCGGCGAGGAATTGGTCGGTCCATTCCAAAAAGGACGGGGAGGCGGTCCAGGCGGCTGGTGGATTCTGGACGAACCGGAACTGCATCTTGGTCCGCATATCCTGGTGCCCGATCTGGCCGGTTGGCGGCGGGAACGTTTGCCCGCCATGCCGGATACGGCCTTTTTTACGCTACCGCCCGATTGGGTGTGCGAAGTGCTTTCACCCGGCACGGCCCGAATCGACCGGGCGGATAAAATGCCCATTTATGCCGAATATGGGGTGTCGTTTCTATGGCTGATCGATCCGGCGTTGCATACCTTGGAAGCGTTCGTGCTGCGCGACGGGCATTGGTCGCTGGAGCACGTTTATCAGGAAAACGACGAGGTGCGCGCCGTCCCCTTTGATGCAGTGGCTTTTTCGCTGGCGGGCTTATGGTCATGAAACGCATCCGTGCCGGATACTCGCGCCATGCTGCTTGAAGTCGAAAACCTGCACGTTCACTACGGCAACGTCGAGGCGTTGCACGGCCTCAACCTGCACGTCCGCCAAGGCGAAATCGTCGCCATTCTCGGCGCGAACGGTGCTGGGAAAACCACCACCCTGCACGCCATCAGCGGCCTGCTGCGTCCCTCGCGGGGCGAAATCCGCTTCGAATCCAGACCGATCCACAAATTGCCCGCGCATCGATTGGTGGGCATGGGGATCGCCCATGCGCCGGAAGGTCGCCGCATCTTCGGTACGTTGACCGTTCAGGAGAACCTGAATCTGGGCGCCTTTACCCAAGCCGACCGGACCCGGACGGCCAAGACCCTGCAATGGATTCACGAACTGTTTCCGGTGCTGGCCCAGCGCCGCGAGCAACTGGCCGGCACCCTGAGTGGCGGTGAGCAGCAGATGCTGGCCATCGGCCGGGCATTGATGGCCAACCCCCGGATTTTATTGCTGGACGAGCCGAGTCTCGGGCTGGCGCCGCTGCTGGTTAAGGTCATTTTCCAGACCCTGTGGGAGATCAACGAGGCCGGAGTCACCATCGTGCTGGTCGAGCAGAACGCCCGCGCCGCGTTGAAGCTGGCGCATCGTGGCTATGTGATGGAAGTCGGCCGAATCGTGCTGGAAGATCGCGCCGAGGCGCTGTTGGCCAATCCCGAGGTTCGCAACGCCTACCTGGGTGGTCAGACGGCCGGAGAGTGACGGTTTGAACGAATCGCCGCCGGTGCCGGCATCGCCGGTTGTCGCCATCGAGCCACCACCGATTGCCGCGCCGCCGCTGATCCCTGAACCGGAACTGGCCGAGGTGGTGCTGCCGGCGACGGCCGCGCCCGAACCCGCCGCCGTCCACCACCGCGCCGTGCTGATGCTG
Proteins encoded in this window:
- a CDS encoding phosphoribulokinase: MSKQHPIIAITGSSGAGTSTVRVAMEHIFRRDGINAVIVEGDSFHRHDRLEMQRQCEQAYREGHNLSHFGPEGNLFNRLEALFMEYGERGSGLRRYYLHSREEAERYGQDPGTFSPWVQLPPRTDLLFYEGLHGGVVTDKVNVARYVDLLIGVVPIVNLEWIQKIHRDTAERGYSAEAVTDAILRRMYDYTHYIVPQFSCTDINFQRVPTVDTSNPFTARDIPTLDESFVVIRFKDARKTQPNFPYMIHMIHDSFMSRRNTIVVPGGKMGFAMEIILQPLIERLVRREL
- a CDS encoding EamA family transporter — encoded protein: MQPGDLLLALLANTAWAFNFIAGKAGVTHFQPFLFTSLRFAVLLLLLLPFLRRIPGQMGGVLGIALVQGVLHFSLIFAGLEASGDIASVAIASQLYVPFSTVLALFLLGETLDARQVTGIALAFGGVLVIGFDPVVFRHLDALLLVTAGAAAMALATIQMRRLRGVGVFALQAWIALCATPALALLSLLFEQGQWTALRTASTLELAAPVYSALGASLIGHGIVYYLLGRYPVGVTTPLLLLNPVLAVAFGVLLWGDILTWKLALGGAMTLAGIAGIAISPPSHGGARAT
- a CDS encoding DUF349 domain-containing protein — encoded protein: MILSRFFKPKWQQANPETRKQSLRDLDSSDPKLLDLARRDPDPAVRRAALERLDDLDLLRRIADEDTDATPRDAALARYYSLLAGKVAGGPTLASRLERLRCDPDANLVEFLLQQATEPELRLVALERIKLESALADIAIGNSHPDLRLAALERVRDPELLDRIARQSRNRDKRLHRRARERLDALHTEQARALSLERLCAEMECLNWDGESGLNAGRFPKLEQEWREQDIGAPPELQARYAQARGRFLAERQASANRRTQRLELLATLESLLERLRQHSESNSELDAAMQYATTEAPTAWTHHGPAQDSESRRQTARFQQLLQDIQEQERLLRRNHSRTERLREALAQGETLLRQPSEVRDADLKHLRQRWEGLERPESQALANDLQSHFDGLLDKLRARQQRQAQHRDQEWQDIQDRVCQLETAVGDGELQQATQLQEQVRHQIKHNIGLSRGQMAAIEERLQSCAARIGELRGWRRWGASQAREQLCAAAESLIDLDADPADIAQRIQQVRAAWKELDHHEGGAPKGLWKRFNNACERAYAPCQAYFEAQTRERQHNFDQKTALCEQLEQFEATTDWRQVDWREADRLCRRAREQWHQLGPVNRADRKAIDRRFQQILRRLDAHLDVERQRELERRQQLIQQVQVLADNPDLRIAVETAKLAQAQWQPTVQGSYRQEQALWKAFRTACDAVFARRHTEQQAADAERQANLTHKLGLCEEIESLALIDREQLARANTRLQAAQHEWQIIGSIPRTEQRATDQRFEAAVRQFAQREKLLRQADIQESFQHLRQRGQLCARLEAALETQRDDTLLSSVHQEWAALPDLPAAPAAALQQRFDAVCQALVGTPDQMQAARARLEHNLERKQAWCVCMEIVAGVDSPPEFVQLRMEYQVARLSASLAGAAVETEALYDPHQLQERWWLTGALPAEAAAELDTRFLHAARVWWQREEA
- a CDS encoding YdcH family protein — encoded protein: MESSDIEHYKHRLVELRTEHRDLDDVITRLAKDPLVDELELKRLKKRKLMLKDMITHLESRLIPDLNA
- the ttcA gene encoding tRNA 2-thiocytidine(32) synthetase TtcA; protein product: MTVAVKKQQVNFNKLQKRLRRNVGQAIQDFNMIEDGDRVMVCLSGGKDSFVMLDILRKLQARAPVRFELVAVNLDQKQPGFPEQVLPEYLQGIGVPFHIIEQDTYSVVKRVVPEGKTTCGLCSRLRRGALYTFAKEHGMTRIALGHHRDDILETLFLNLFHGGKLKAMPPKLLSDDGWHVVIRPLAYCREHDLATYAEVRQFPLIPCNLCGSQPKLQRQAIKAMLRQWEKQFPGRIENLFAALRNVAPSHLADTGLFDFAGLGARGGGRTPEWLPGGGDGVAEWDVEENEELSVKMNTKPHLKEVCLPLPTTRRV
- a CDS encoding branched-chain amino acid ABC transporter substrate-binding protein; protein product: MKQQLLALVAALGLVVGGATAQAADTVKIGLMAPLTGSWASEGQGMKKIVELLAEQQNAKGGVLGKKIVVVTEDDGGDPRTASLAAQRLTTQGVVAVVGTYGSSVTEASQAIYDEVKLPQIANGSTAIRLTEKGFKHFFRTAPRDDEQGRMAARTIGKLGFKKVAILHDNTSYAKGLADEANALLKSSKGTEVVFFDALTPGERDYTAILTKLKGTNPDVVLFTGYYPEAGLLMRQKKDMNWKVPFLGGDATNNVDLVKIAGKEAAEGFYFLSPPQPRDLDTPDAAAFLADYQKKYNELPPSIWAMLAGDGFRVMVAGIAGAKSTDGDKIAEYLHQDLKDYPGLSGPISFDAKGDREGEVYRVYQVDAEGNFVLQKL
- a CDS encoding branched-chain amino acid ABC transporter permease — translated: MEEFFQQLTNGLAVGGIYALIALGYTMVYGVLKLINFAHGDLFTYGAYLGLTLLTSLALTDRLGFALGVLVLVLMVMGLVAVLGAILERAAYRPLRESPRLSAVVSALGASIFLQNALMLIYGARFQVYPDNILPTATLNVFGLYLPLMRVLIVLASVLMMAALYLFIQKTRIGAAIRAAAIDQGAARLMGIDVNRVILLVFLMGPALGGTAGLMVGLYYGQINFTMGWVYGMKAFTAAILGGIGNIPGAMVGGLLLGVIEALGAAYISIAWKDAIAFLVLILILIVRPTGLLGERVADKI
- a CDS encoding branched-chain amino acid ABC transporter permease — protein: MKHGKPFAIVLVAALLAAAPLFLNAYQVDVLNSIGLYGLLALGLNLILGEAGLFNMGHAAFYAVGAYTAAILNTRYQIPILWTLPLSGLAAGLFALVVARPVVHLRGDYLLIVTIGVGEIVRIALVNDLFGMTGGANGIFGISRPHLFGVVIRRPQEFFYLIWGCVALTIFLFLRLKQSRFGRALNYLREDEVAAEGSGINTAYYKLAAFGLGAAWAGMAGTLFAAKMTIISPESFNFWESVVLFMIVILGGAGNIAGVLLAAFLVIGLPELFREFASARMLVFGLVMVVMMVFRPQGLLPAGGGRFSPVTLTRGRG
- a CDS encoding ABC transporter ATP-binding protein, with amino-acid sequence MEAPSVVSGRLAATATPLLTLQGLTKTFGGLTAVNAVSFVVEEGSVVGLIGPNGAGKTTVFNLITGNYRPDRGRIEFAGTSLAGLRTHCIIALGIARTFQNIRLFQRLTVLENVLAGCHYRMQGGILAAMLRLPSQRREENDAMGRALKELEFVGLRQQALALAKNLAYGDQRRLEIARALATQPRLLVLDEPAGGMNEQETEALIGLIARIRERGITILLIEHDMRLVMRACETLVVLENGGKIAEGAPEQVRLDPKVIEAYLGTEDEA